A stretch of Pseudomonas sp. LRP2-20 DNA encodes these proteins:
- a CDS encoding acyl-CoA dehydrogenase, with protein sequence MAGKASFNWIDPLLLDQQLTEEERMVRDSAYQFAQDKLAPRVLEAFRHEQTDPAIFREMGEVGLLGATIPEQYGGSGLNYVCYGLIAREVERIDSGYRSMMSVQSSLVMVPINEFGTEAQKQKYLPKLASGEWIGCFGLTEPNHGSDPGSMITRARKVDGGYRLSGSKMWITNSPIADVFVVWAKDDAGDIRGFVLEKGWQGLSAPAIHGKVGLRASITGEIVMDNVFVPEENIFPDVRGLKGPFTCLNSARYGISWGALGAAEACWHTARQYTLDRQQFGRPLAANQLIQKKLADMQTEITLALQGCLRLGRMKDEGTAAVEITSIMKRNSCGKALDIARMARDMLGGNGISDEFGVARHLVNLEVVNTYEGTHDVHALILGRAQTGIQAFY encoded by the coding sequence ATGGCCGGTAAAGCAAGCTTCAACTGGATCGACCCGCTGCTGCTGGATCAGCAGCTCACTGAAGAAGAGCGCATGGTGCGTGACAGCGCTTATCAGTTCGCCCAGGACAAGCTGGCCCCGCGCGTACTGGAAGCCTTCCGTCACGAACAGACCGACCCGGCGATCTTCCGCGAGATGGGTGAAGTCGGCCTGCTTGGTGCGACCATTCCCGAGCAATACGGCGGCAGCGGCCTGAACTACGTGTGCTACGGCCTGATTGCCCGTGAAGTGGAGCGCATCGACTCCGGCTACCGTTCGATGATGAGCGTGCAGTCTTCGCTGGTGATGGTGCCGATCAATGAGTTCGGTACCGAGGCGCAGAAGCAGAAGTACCTGCCCAAGCTGGCCTCCGGCGAGTGGATTGGCTGCTTTGGCCTGACCGAGCCTAACCATGGCTCCGACCCGGGCTCGATGATTACCCGTGCCAGGAAGGTCGATGGCGGCTATCGCCTGAGTGGCAGCAAGATGTGGATCACCAACAGCCCGATCGCCGATGTGTTCGTGGTCTGGGCCAAGGATGATGCCGGCGATATCCGCGGCTTCGTGCTGGAGAAAGGCTGGCAAGGGCTCAGTGCTCCGGCGATCCACGGCAAGGTCGGCCTGCGCGCGTCGATCACCGGTGAGATCGTCATGGACAACGTATTCGTCCCTGAAGAGAACATTTTCCCGGATGTGCGTGGCCTCAAAGGTCCGTTCACCTGCCTGAACTCGGCGCGGTATGGTATCTCCTGGGGGGCGCTGGGGGCAGCCGAAGCCTGCTGGCACACCGCTCGCCAGTACACCCTGGACCGTCAGCAGTTCGGTCGCCCGCTGGCTGCCAACCAGCTGATCCAGAAGAAGCTGGCCGACATGCAGACCGAAATTACCCTGGCCCTGCAAGGCTGCCTGCGACTGGGGCGGATGAAGGATGAAGGCACTGCGGCGGTGGAGATCACTTCGATCATGAAGCGTAACTCCTGCGGCAAGGCCCTGGACATTGCCCGCATGGCCCGTGACATGCTCGGCGGCAACGGCATCTCCGACGAGTTCGGTGTGGCGCGCCACCTGGTCAACCTTGAGGTGGTCAACACCTATGAGGGTACCCATGACGTGCATGCGCTGATCCTCGGGCGTGCGCAGACCGGCATCCAGGCCTTCTACTGA
- a CDS encoding DUF2388 domain-containing protein: MSRKYLIGAALLLGLASTANASSFVVTTDAVVRAVAASTDATSDLTSSFRDDKIVQAARDDAASFVGTQGAIRGARLESAFLHIRSTMPQLQASDAQLAQAILAI; the protein is encoded by the coding sequence ATGTCCCGTAAATACCTGATTGGCGCCGCCCTGCTGCTCGGCCTGGCCAGCACCGCCAATGCCAGCAGCTTCGTTGTGACCACTGATGCCGTGGTACGCGCCGTCGCCGCCTCCACCGACGCCACTTCCGACCTGACCTCGTCGTTCCGTGATGACAAGATCGTGCAGGCCGCACGTGATGACGCCGCCAGCTTCGTCGGCACCCAAGGCGCCATTCGTGGTGCGCGGCTGGAAAGTGCCTTCCTGCACATCCGTTCGACCATGCCGCAGCTGCAAGCCAGTGATGCGCAGCTGGCTCAGGCCATCCTCGCGATCTGA
- a CDS encoding acetyl-CoA hydrolase/transferase family protein, with protein MYRDRIRLSSLHSKVMSAADAAGLIEDGMTVGMSGFTRAGEAKAVPHALAERAKQSPLKISLMTGASLGNDLDKQLTEAGVLARRMPFQVDSTLRKAINDGQVMFIDQHLSETVEQLRNQQLKLPDIAVIEAVAITEQGHIVPTTSVGNSASFAIFAKQVIVEINLSHNANLEGLHDIYIPTYRPTRTPIPLVKVDDRIGSTAIPIDPAKIVGIVISDQPDSPSTVLPPDDETQGIANHLINFLKQEVEAGRMTNKLGPLQAGIGSIANAVMCGLIESPFEELTMYSEVLQDSTFDLIDAGKLSFASGSSITLSTRRNADVFGNLERYKDKLVLRPQEISNHPEVVRRLGIIGINTALEFDIYGNVNSTHVCGTRMMNGIGGSGDFARNAHLAVFVTKSIAKGGAISSVVPMVSHVDHTEHDVDILVTEQGLADLRGLAPRERARAIIDNCVHPDYRAALNDYFERACQRGGHTPHILREALSWHENLEETGRMLAS; from the coding sequence ATGTACCGTGATCGTATCCGCTTGTCCTCCCTGCACAGCAAGGTAATGAGTGCGGCTGATGCCGCTGGCCTGATCGAGGACGGCATGACCGTCGGCATGAGCGGATTCACCCGCGCCGGCGAAGCCAAGGCTGTGCCGCATGCCCTGGCCGAACGCGCCAAGCAGTCGCCACTGAAAATCAGCCTGATGACCGGCGCCAGCCTGGGCAACGACCTCGACAAGCAGTTGACCGAAGCCGGCGTGCTGGCCCGTCGCATGCCGTTCCAGGTGGACAGCACCCTGCGCAAGGCCATCAACGACGGCCAGGTGATGTTCATCGACCAGCACCTGTCGGAAACCGTCGAGCAGCTGCGCAACCAGCAGCTCAAGCTGCCGGATATCGCGGTAATCGAAGCCGTGGCCATCACCGAGCAGGGCCACATCGTGCCGACCACTTCGGTGGGCAACTCGGCCAGCTTCGCGATCTTTGCCAAGCAAGTGATCGTCGAGATCAACCTGTCGCACAACGCCAACCTCGAAGGCCTGCACGACATCTATATCCCGACCTATCGCCCGACCCGCACGCCAATCCCGCTGGTCAAGGTCGACGACCGCATTGGCAGCACCGCGATCCCGATCGACCCGGCCAAGATCGTTGGCATCGTCATCAGCGACCAACCGGATTCGCCATCCACCGTGCTGCCACCGGATGACGAAACCCAGGGCATCGCCAACCACCTGATCAACTTCCTCAAGCAAGAAGTGGAAGCTGGCCGCATGACCAACAAGCTCGGCCCGCTGCAGGCAGGTATCGGCAGCATCGCCAACGCGGTGATGTGTGGCCTGATCGAGTCGCCGTTCGAAGAACTGACCATGTACTCCGAAGTGCTGCAGGACTCGACCTTCGACCTGATCGACGCCGGCAAGCTGAGCTTTGCCTCGGGCAGCTCGATCACCCTGTCGACCCGCCGCAATGCCGACGTGTTCGGCAACCTTGAGCGCTACAAGGACAAGCTGGTCCTGCGCCCGCAGGAAATCTCCAACCACCCCGAAGTGGTCCGCCGCCTGGGCATCATCGGCATCAACACGGCGCTGGAGTTCGACATCTACGGTAACGTCAACTCGACCCACGTCTGTGGCACCAGGATGATGAACGGCATCGGTGGTTCGGGTGACTTCGCCCGCAACGCCCACCTGGCGGTGTTCGTCACCAAGTCGATCGCCAAGGGCGGTGCCATTTCCAGCGTGGTGCCAATGGTCAGCCACGTTGACCATACCGAGCACGACGTCGACATCCTGGTCACCGAGCAGGGCCTGGCCGACCTGCGTGGCCTGGCACCGCGTGAGCGCGCTCGAGCGATCATCGACAACTGTGTGCACCCGGACTACCGTGCAGCGCTGAACGATTACTTCGAGCGCGCCTGCCAGCGTGGCGGCCATACCCCGCACATCCTGCGTGAAGCCCTGAGCTGGCACGAGAACCTGGAAGAAACCGGGCGCATGCTCGCCAGCTGA
- a CDS encoding NAD(P)(+) transhydrogenase (Re/Si-specific) subunit beta: protein MSMNLVTLLYLVASVCFIQALKGLSHPTTSRRGNLFGMIGMGIAILTTVGLIYKLGAELATAGIGYVIVGLLVGGTAGSIMAKRVEMTKMPELVAFMHSMIGLAAVFIAIAAVLEPQSMGIVAAISDPIPTGNRLELFLGAAIGAITFSGSVIAFGKLSGKYKFRLFQGAPVQFAGQHKLNLILGLTTIALGLLFTFTGHYSAFTLMLVLAFIMGVLIIIPIGGADMPVVVSMLNSYSGWAAAGIGFSLNNSMLIIAGSLVGSSGAILSYIMCKAMNRSFFNVILGGFGGDTDAGAAQGSKEQRPVKSGSADDATFLLSNADSVIIVPGYGLAVARAQHALKELTEKLTHNGVTVKYAIHPVAGRMPGHMNVLLAEAEVPYDQVFEMEDINAEFGQADVVLVLGANDVVNPAAKNDPKSPIAGMPILEAFKAKTIIVNKRSMASGYAGLDNELFYLDKTMMVFGDAKKVIEDMVKAVE, encoded by the coding sequence ATGAGCATGAATCTGGTAACGCTCCTCTACCTCGTCGCCTCGGTGTGCTTCATCCAGGCGCTCAAGGGCCTGTCGCACCCGACCACTTCGCGGCGCGGCAACCTGTTCGGCATGATCGGCATGGGGATCGCCATCCTCACTACGGTTGGACTCATCTATAAGCTTGGAGCTGAGCTGGCGACTGCCGGCATCGGCTACGTGATCGTCGGCCTGCTGGTCGGCGGTACCGCCGGTTCGATCATGGCCAAGCGCGTCGAGATGACCAAGATGCCGGAACTGGTCGCCTTCATGCACAGCATGATCGGCCTGGCCGCGGTGTTCATTGCCATCGCCGCCGTGCTGGAGCCACAGTCGATGGGCATCGTTGCTGCGATCAGCGACCCGATCCCCACCGGCAACCGCCTGGAACTGTTCCTGGGTGCAGCCATCGGCGCCATCACCTTCTCAGGTTCCGTGATCGCCTTCGGCAAGCTGTCGGGCAAGTACAAGTTCCGCCTGTTCCAGGGCGCACCGGTACAGTTCGCCGGTCAGCACAAGCTGAACCTGATCCTCGGCCTGACCACCATTGCCCTGGGCCTGCTGTTCACCTTCACCGGCCACTACAGTGCCTTCACCCTGATGCTGGTCCTGGCCTTCATCATGGGCGTGCTGATCATTATTCCGATCGGTGGCGCCGACATGCCGGTGGTGGTGTCGATGCTCAACAGCTATTCGGGCTGGGCAGCGGCCGGTATCGGCTTCTCGCTGAACAACTCGATGCTGATCATCGCCGGCTCCCTGGTCGGCTCAAGCGGTGCGATCCTCTCGTACATCATGTGCAAGGCGATGAACCGTTCGTTCTTCAACGTCATCCTCGGTGGCTTTGGCGGCGATACCGATGCCGGCGCGGCGCAAGGTTCGAAAGAACAGCGCCCGGTGAAGTCCGGTTCGGCCGACGACGCCACCTTCCTGCTGAGCAACGCCGACAGCGTGATCATCGTCCCGGGTTACGGCCTGGCGGTGGCCCGTGCCCAGCACGCGCTCAAGGAACTGACCGAGAAGCTGACCCACAACGGCGTGACCGTGAAGTACGCGATCCACCCGGTAGCAGGGCGCATGCCTGGGCACATGAACGTTCTGCTGGCTGAAGCCGAAGTGCCGTACGATCAGGTGTTCGAGATGGAAGACATCAACGCCGAGTTCGGCCAGGCCGACGTGGTGCTGGTGCTGGGCGCCAACGACGTGGTCAACCCGGCGGCGAAGAACGATCCGAAGTCGCCGATCGCCGGCATGCCGATCCTCGAGGCATTCAAGGCCAAGACCATCATCGTCAACAAGCGCTCCATGGCCAGCGGCTATGCCGGCCTGGACAACGAACTGTTCTACCTGGACAAGACCATGATGGTGTTCGGTGACGCGAAAAAGGTCATCGAAGACATGGTCAAGGCAGTGGAGTGA
- a CDS encoding NAD(P) transhydrogenase subunit alpha: MEDMLISHGIYNLIIFVLAIYVGYHVVWNVTPALHTPLMAVTNAISAIVIVGAMLAAALTVTPAGKLMGTLAVALAAVNVFGGFLVTRRMLEMFKKKTKNEAQK, translated from the coding sequence ATGGAAGACATGCTGATTTCCCATGGCATCTACAACCTGATCATCTTCGTGCTGGCCATCTATGTGGGCTACCACGTGGTGTGGAACGTTACCCCGGCGCTGCACACCCCGCTGATGGCGGTTACCAACGCCATCTCGGCAATCGTCATCGTCGGTGCCATGCTGGCGGCGGCCCTGACCGTAACCCCGGCAGGCAAGCTGATGGGCACCCTGGCGGTGGCCCTGGCTGCGGTCAACGTGTTCGGTGGCTTCCTGGTCACCCGCCGCATGCTTGAGATGTTCAAGAAGAAAACCAAGAACGAGGCGCAGAAGTAA
- a CDS encoding LysR family transcriptional regulator produces MRRKIPSTTALVCFEAAARHESFTKAAQELALTQGAVCRQIAGLEEFLNVELFRRSRRGVKLTEAGLSYSRQVAAQLDAVERDTLSVMRQQGANVIELAVVPTFGTQWLLPRLKDFQQRHPEVTVNLTNRTRPFLFADTPFDAAIYFGDADWSGTQSHRLMGENPMPVCSPALLGGQGMLDAQRIASLPLLQQTTRPYAWRQWFNGLGLNIAGDMTGPRYELFSMLAQAAMHEMGIALIPPFLIQRELDEGRLVVANRYALSSDKAYYLMIPERKVESASLRAFRDWLVSQAQLYTASHRGDSADLPL; encoded by the coding sequence ATGCGCCGCAAGATCCCCAGCACCACCGCACTGGTCTGCTTCGAAGCGGCCGCACGTCACGAGAGCTTTACCAAGGCAGCCCAGGAGCTGGCCCTGACCCAGGGTGCCGTCTGTCGCCAGATCGCTGGGCTGGAGGAGTTCCTCAACGTCGAACTGTTCAGGCGCTCACGCCGTGGCGTGAAACTGACCGAAGCCGGGCTTTCCTATAGCCGACAGGTTGCCGCGCAGCTCGATGCGGTGGAACGCGACACGTTGTCGGTGATGCGACAGCAGGGCGCCAACGTCATCGAACTGGCCGTGGTGCCCACCTTCGGCACCCAATGGCTGTTGCCACGTCTCAAGGACTTCCAGCAACGTCACCCCGAGGTCACCGTCAACCTGACCAACCGCACCCGCCCGTTCCTGTTCGCCGACACCCCGTTCGATGCCGCCATCTACTTCGGTGATGCCGACTGGTCCGGCACCCAGTCCCATCGCCTGATGGGCGAGAACCCCATGCCGGTGTGCAGCCCGGCCTTGCTGGGCGGGCAGGGCATGCTCGACGCTCAGCGCATCGCCAGCCTGCCGCTGCTGCAGCAAACCACCCGGCCCTACGCCTGGCGCCAGTGGTTCAATGGCCTGGGCCTGAATATCGCGGGCGACATGACAGGCCCGCGCTATGAACTATTCTCGATGCTGGCCCAGGCGGCCATGCACGAGATGGGCATCGCGCTGATCCCACCCTTCCTGATCCAGCGCGAACTGGATGAGGGCAGGCTGGTGGTCGCTAACAGGTACGCGCTGTCCAGCGACAAGGCCTACTATCTGATGATTCCCGAACGCAAGGTCGAGTCCGCGTCACTGCGAGCCTTCCGTGACTGGCTGGTGAGCCAGGCACAGCTCTATACCGCCTCGCACAGAGGCGACAGCGCTGACCTACCCTTGTAG
- a CDS encoding DUF1127 domain-containing protein, which produces MERTLSSGLVFESNAQQSQASLPLRAISTLLLWQRRMASRRQLARLDARLLADAGISESQRYEELSKPFWR; this is translated from the coding sequence ATGGAACGTACCCTCAGTTCCGGTCTGGTTTTTGAAAGCAACGCCCAGCAGTCTCAGGCTTCCCTGCCACTGCGTGCTATTTCCACCCTGCTGCTGTGGCAGCGCCGCATGGCCAGCCGTCGTCAACTGGCTCGCCTGGACGCCCGCCTGCTGGCCGACGCCGGTATCAGCGAGTCGCAGCGTTACGAAGAGCTGAGCAAGCCGTTCTGGCGCTAA
- a CDS encoding DUF2388 domain-containing protein, which yields MRYLLPLLLTAIGMASAHAMDTTTQGLVITGYVTSQVTAAPFDRKLVRQARDDAAAFVASDGLIRGARLEAALDSLRHNCARHSVGDLELAEAILVQ from the coding sequence ATGCGTTATCTGTTGCCGTTGCTGCTCACCGCCATTGGCATGGCCAGCGCCCACGCCATGGACACCACCACCCAAGGCCTGGTCATCACCGGTTACGTCACCAGCCAGGTCACCGCCGCCCCCTTCGACCGCAAACTGGTCAGGCAGGCCCGCGACGATGCTGCGGCATTCGTTGCCAGCGATGGCCTGATCCGCGGTGCACGCCTGGAAGCGGCACTCGACTCGTTGCGCCACAACTGCGCCCGGCACTCCGTCGGCGACCTTGAACTGGCAGAAGCAATTCTCGTCCAATAA
- a CDS encoding DUF2388 domain-containing protein produces MRKPLIAATLGMLLLADLAHAQTLVATSNIIVRAFGRSIDFTSDTTTSIRDAKVVREAHDDAASFVASNGDIRGAQLEAAFSTLRERVPEARDASDQVLAEAILAL; encoded by the coding sequence ATGCGTAAACCGCTGATTGCCGCTACCCTCGGCATGTTGCTGCTGGCCGACCTGGCCCATGCACAGACCCTGGTGGCCACCAGCAATATCATCGTGCGCGCCTTTGGCCGCTCGATCGATTTCACTTCTGACACCACCACTTCGATCCGCGACGCCAAAGTCGTGCGCGAAGCCCATGACGACGCCGCCAGCTTCGTCGCCAGCAATGGCGATATCCGTGGCGCGCAGCTCGAAGCCGCTTTCAGCACCCTGCGCGAGCGCGTACCTGAAGCGCGCGACGCCAGCGACCAAGTACTGGCCGAAGCCATTCTCGCGCTGTGA
- a CDS encoding Re/Si-specific NAD(P)(+) transhydrogenase subunit alpha → MHIGVPLETQTGETRVAATPETIKKLIGQGHQVTVQRGAGLNASIPDSAYEAVGASLGSAADAYGAQLVLKVVAPNDQELALINSGSLLVGMLNPFNSELIGKMAERGITAFALEAAPRTSRAQSLDVLSSQANIAGYKAVLLAAHHYPRFMPMLMTAAGTVKAARVLILGAGVAGLQAIATAKRLGAVIEASDVRPAVKEQIESLGAKFIDVPYETDEERECAEGVGGYARPMPASWMQRQAQAVHERAKQADIVITTALIPGRKAPTLLSAETVAQMKPGSVVIDLAAAQGGNCPLTVADQVVQENGVIIVGPTNLPAQVGADASALYARNLLDFMKLLFDKDGALVINLEDDIVAACLMCRDGQVVRKNG, encoded by the coding sequence GTGCACATTGGTGTTCCTCTCGAGACGCAGACCGGTGAGACAAGGGTCGCTGCGACCCCAGAAACCATCAAGAAACTGATTGGCCAGGGCCATCAGGTCACCGTCCAACGGGGGGCAGGGCTCAACGCCAGCATTCCGGACAGTGCCTATGAGGCCGTGGGCGCTTCCCTGGGGAGCGCAGCCGATGCCTACGGCGCCCAATTGGTCCTCAAAGTGGTCGCTCCCAACGACCAGGAACTGGCCCTGATCAACAGTGGCAGCCTCCTGGTGGGCATGCTCAACCCCTTCAACAGTGAACTGATCGGCAAGATGGCCGAACGCGGGATTACCGCTTTCGCCCTGGAAGCCGCACCCCGCACCTCACGGGCCCAAAGCCTGGACGTGCTGTCGTCTCAGGCCAACATCGCCGGTTACAAGGCCGTGCTGCTGGCCGCCCACCACTACCCACGCTTCATGCCCATGCTGATGACCGCCGCCGGTACCGTTAAGGCCGCGCGCGTGCTGATCCTCGGGGCGGGGGTTGCCGGCCTGCAGGCCATTGCCACGGCCAAGCGCCTGGGTGCGGTGATCGAGGCGTCCGACGTTCGCCCGGCGGTGAAGGAGCAGATCGAGTCGCTGGGCGCCAAGTTCATCGACGTGCCTTACGAGACCGATGAGGAACGTGAATGCGCCGAAGGCGTCGGCGGCTATGCCCGGCCGATGCCGGCCAGCTGGATGCAACGCCAGGCCCAGGCGGTGCACGAGCGCGCCAAGCAGGCCGATATCGTCATCACCACCGCATTGATCCCTGGCCGCAAGGCACCGACGCTGCTCAGCGCCGAGACCGTGGCGCAGATGAAGCCCGGCTCGGTGGTCATCGACCTGGCGGCAGCCCAGGGCGGCAACTGTCCGCTGACCGTTGCCGACCAGGTGGTGCAGGAGAACGGCGTGATCATCGTCGGCCCGACCAACCTGCCGGCTCAGGTGGGCGCCGATGCCTCGGCACTGTATGCGCGCAACCTGCTGGACTTCATGAAGCTGCTGTTCGACAAGGACGGCGCACTGGTCATCAACCTCGAAGACGACATCGTCGCGGCCTGCCTCATGTGCCGCGATGGCCAGGTCGTCCGCAAGAACGGCTAA
- a CDS encoding DUF4105 domain-containing protein, with protein sequence MNRVRAWLLGGALTLLGTPALADLQLELQAAGLDPQQTQASQALLDEAMSKLPPRFKQRLDRRVRVSWSDNMPADAYGQASLVSTLELNRSLLPGLTDGSAATERTNRPHGTVREELLATVLHELTHIYDRARLWPSAERSLIARCARQQGTLGKVGQLEECRGQAERRFTLSDDPRLLDLAGWPQYVGRRGEREQHNAQFMRSPDSYELSSPKEYIAVNMEYFLLDPSYGCRRPALNQYLRDHFDWAPQQNTCAKGLPFINAGSDFARQPLGEIDPERVYQVDFLLAEANQNLVSRWGHSMLRLVICKPGRPRGPDCRLDLDQSLVLSYRAFVNDVQLSSWDGLVGVYPSRLFVLPLGQVIDEYTKTELRSLASVPLKLNRDEIENLVRQAAEMHWSYDGNYWFLSNNCAVESLKLLRSGTANPRLNDLDNIMPNGLLAVLKGRGLADTSVLDDPREALRLGYRFDSYRDRYQAMFDVLRKQLPIKQTEVEDWLAQDAEQRRPWFDKADLRTSAALLLLEQASLRRQLLLAQDEVKQRYLNAAALKDGSINKADETLKQMLANSGFLSRPAELLDAKGYGLPQPEERKQLEQVSTERQAKLLRLSTDLDKEVRALLEPSRAKEIAAVEANVKQIGEHLRALHKAAGGLQLP encoded by the coding sequence GTGAACCGCGTGCGTGCCTGGCTGCTCGGCGGCGCTTTGACGCTGCTGGGCACGCCCGCCCTGGCCGACCTGCAGCTCGAACTGCAGGCGGCAGGCCTCGATCCGCAACAGACCCAAGCCAGCCAGGCCCTGCTCGATGAGGCCATGAGCAAGCTGCCTCCACGATTCAAGCAACGGCTGGACCGGCGCGTCCGGGTCAGCTGGAGCGACAACATGCCAGCCGATGCCTATGGCCAGGCTTCGCTGGTATCGACCCTCGAACTCAACCGCAGCTTGCTGCCGGGCCTGACTGACGGCAGTGCCGCCACTGAGCGCACCAACCGCCCCCACGGCACTGTGCGCGAGGAGCTGCTGGCCACTGTCCTGCACGAACTCACCCACATCTACGATCGTGCACGCCTGTGGCCCAGCGCCGAGCGCTCGCTGATCGCCCGCTGCGCGCGACAGCAAGGCACGCTGGGCAAGGTCGGCCAGCTGGAAGAATGCCGAGGTCAAGCCGAACGCCGCTTTACCCTCAGCGACGACCCGCGTCTGCTCGACCTGGCTGGCTGGCCGCAATACGTTGGCCGGCGTGGTGAGCGTGAGCAGCACAACGCCCAGTTCATGCGCAGCCCCGACAGTTATGAACTGAGCAGCCCCAAGGAATACATCGCGGTCAACATGGAGTATTTCCTCCTGGACCCAAGCTACGGCTGCCGTCGCCCGGCGCTCAACCAGTACCTGCGTGACCACTTTGACTGGGCGCCACAGCAGAACACCTGCGCCAAGGGCCTGCCGTTCATCAATGCCGGCAGTGACTTCGCCCGTCAGCCGCTGGGCGAGATCGACCCAGAACGGGTCTACCAGGTCGACTTCCTGCTGGCTGAAGCCAACCAGAACCTGGTCAGCCGCTGGGGCCACAGCATGCTGCGCCTGGTGATCTGCAAACCCGGTCGCCCACGTGGGCCGGACTGCCGCCTGGACCTCGACCAGAGCCTGGTGCTGTCTTACCGTGCATTCGTCAACGATGTGCAGCTATCCAGCTGGGATGGCCTGGTCGGCGTCTATCCCTCACGGCTGTTCGTGCTGCCGCTGGGCCAGGTGATCGACGAATACACCAAGACTGAACTGCGCAGCCTGGCCTCGGTACCGCTCAAGCTCAACCGCGACGAGATCGAAAACCTGGTACGCCAGGCCGCCGAGATGCACTGGAGCTACGACGGCAACTATTGGTTCCTGTCCAACAACTGCGCCGTGGAGTCGTTGAAGCTGCTGCGCAGCGGTACTGCCAACCCACGCCTCAACGACCTCGACAACATCATGCCAAATGGCCTGCTGGCTGTGCTGAAGGGCAGGGGGCTGGCCGATACCAGCGTGCTTGATGACCCCCGTGAAGCCCTGCGCCTGGGTTATCGCTTCGACTCCTATCGCGACCGCTACCAGGCCATGTTCGATGTGCTGAGGAAGCAGCTGCCGATCAAGCAGACCGAGGTCGAGGACTGGCTGGCCCAGGATGCAGAACAAAGGCGCCCGTGGTTCGACAAGGCCGATCTGCGCACCAGTGCGGCCTTGCTGCTGCTCGAGCAGGCCAGCCTGCGCCGGCAATTGCTGCTGGCTCAGGACGAAGTGAAACAGCGGTACCTGAACGCTGCAGCGCTGAAGGACGGCAGCATCAACAAGGCCGACGAAACGCTGAAGCAGATGCTCGCCAACAGCGGCTTCCTGAGCCGCCCGGCCGAATTGCTGGATGCCAAGGGCTATGGGTTGCCGCAGCCAGAAGAGCGCAAGCAACTGGAGCAGGTCAGTACCGAGCGGCAGGCCAAGCTGCTGCGCCTGAGTACCGACCTGGACAAAGAGGTGAGGGCGCTGCTGGAGCCTTCTCGGGCGAAGGAAATTGCTGCGGTCGAGGCCAATGTGAAGCAGATCGGCGAGCATTTGCGGGCATTGCACAAGGCAGCTGGCGGCCTGCAGCTACCCTGA